A segment of the Cricetulus griseus strain 17A/GY chromosome 6, alternate assembly CriGri-PICRH-1.0, whole genome shotgun sequence genome:
AAGATTAAGTTTAAAACAAATTTCTGTAGGTGTTGCAAGAAAATGAATGCCTGTTAAGGTAATTATCTTCATGAGTGAGAGCAGAAATATAGTCtccctcagggaagagcacaagaattgattatccaataccaaatgttcaaccatgaaaatgcaaacatacacacaaacatataggAAATTgtgctatatatgtatatatatatatatatatatatatatatatatatacttatatgtgtgtgtgtgtgtgtgtgtgtgtgtgtgtgtgtgtgtgtgtggtttatagCAAATATACTGTTCCAATATTCCAATAGTTTTAAAGCTCATCTCACATATATCACTATAAAGATTGGGCAAGTTATAGTtaatgttatatatgtatgtacatatattcaagcaataacaattaatgaaagttgaaagagagcaaaggggTAAAAAGAGTGTTTGGAGGATAAAAAAGCAATTTCATAATTATTGTTCAATATCATAAAAAGAGAACTAATTATCTTAATTTAATGGCATGCTGAAGTGCTTtgtattaaactatatatttggGAACATAAAGTTaatgattaatatttttatagttttaagtCAATTAAAATGTTGAATAAATTTCAATTCTGAATAGACAAAATGATGTGACTGAAAATAAAGGCAAGTATGAAGTATGAGACAGATCCGGAATTAGTGTTTTCTTTACTTCAGCTGTAAACCTGGAAATTATTAACCTTTATAAGAAGAAAGAGCTGTGGAAGGCTGTTCCATTATACAACTGCTGCCCACTGAAATCAACTTGCTTACAGTCTTAGAAAAGATTCTGTATTAGTCATGTTTCAGCTgacatttaataatatataagCCAAGACATTATAAGCCAAGACATTATATTTATATCTGCAATTGCTGTTTTCAGCTAATACCTACAGTTACATACTATGTTAAGATTATATACAATCATCATGCAAATCAAGACTCATAGTGCTGTCAATTTAATTGTGATAAAGACTGTCCATTTTGGACTAGTGATGTGTCAGTGGTTAacaacattggctgctcttgtggaggattCAGGTTCAGTTCAAACTACAAGTCTTCTCATAATCAACTGTAACTCAAATTCCAAGGGGTTCAATGTTCTCTTCTTACCATGCAATATGCtcatatgtttaaaatttttttcccacAGATGATTTCCTATCTTCAAGAATGATAAAGTCCTAGTgtgttacatataaaataattggtgattattttccttctttattgcTAAACTAGAAAATATATAAGGATATACAGACAGACTAACCACAAGCACTGCCATCAATCACAAATCTTTCATCAGCACCAGAAGGACTATTACCCATTCGTCTAtaacttcccttttctctttattctccagCATTGACCAACCATTATTATGATGTTtctcttaatttgccttttataCATAATATTTTCAGATCCCTCAATGTATATATAAAGTTAGTTTGTATTTTGTGAGTTATGAGCAAACTATACCACAAATTTTCTTCAATTTATATTTGTGTTCCTGCATACAATGTTCCTTGTGAACttttcacatgaaataaaaggTAACATACTGTAATAACTTCACAACTGACACAGATTATCATAAAGGTAGCCATCAACTCAGCACTTTACTTGAACATGAAACTACTGTTACACAGAACTCATGCAATAAAATTCTACTCATAAAATTATTATGCTTTaacaaatttcataaaataattcaaaaacagaaaaacttctGTCATGGTCATTATGCTTAACATCATATTTTTAATTCAcatgatctttttctttttcatcatggCAAATTATTgaaacatataaaacaattagTAACAAGTGATATACATGTTTGCACTTTCAAGAGTAAGAAAGATGAAAggataaaaataatgaatcacATTCAGAATGCAAATAATTAGAAGAAAACTCAAACTACTATGTGCAGTAAAGTAAATTTACTTTAGTACTTAAGTGTATAAAAACTCCTAAACATAAAAGAGGAACAAATGTTGTGGTGAATTGAAAACCTCCTATCAATGAATTAGTGACTTGAGAATCTAGTGATATATGGATGGGAACTCATGATTCTACTACATGCTGTTCATTTCCCTTGATGAGTTCATATCAAATATCTAGTAATGTTAGTAACCTCAGGAATGATGAAAAGTCTGACGATTATTTAAGATGAATGATGCAACTGTGTAGATTAGGATGATCCTGAAAGTCCCAAAAAACAGCAAACAGTTGCTTTCACATTCAAgttctttgatattttaaaaatagtttttgaaatTATGATACAATTacacaatttttcttcttttctacacATGTATCCTCTCTATTTTATTCCTCCAACTCAAGGCATCttttattaaatattcaaatatatatgtatttacatatgtctgtgtatatacacatataatacatatatacaatgtgttCAACATATATATGATAATTTGGAAATCTTTAATATGTATAGTGTATTTTTGTAGTATAATTAGGAAAGATAAAATTGCACTAAGGAAAAGAACATTGTCAAAAATAGTGAAAGATGGCAAATTGTGCACAGGGATAAAGCATTTAGCAGGGCAGAAATGCTTTGCTATTTAGTGTAGTGTCATAAGGATTTACTAGGAATATAGGATGTGTGTCAACTTCTTTTCAACAGtggtatatatgtaatatacctCAATGCATTGTCAGTTAAACTATTATACTACATTATCTATTGATACTGTAAAGTGCATAGGTATTGCTTGAACTGTAATTTGTGGCAgactaatatatttatatattccctCATGTAAATGTAGAAGTATTCCATCATAACTTATTGCTAATAATTACTGTTCTGTGTAATACAGAACAAAAGATGCATGTTtagaaatatgtaaatgaaaatttagtaTAAATTACCCATTAAATTAATCCATGAGTAATAACATTCTGTATTTCATTTCTATCTGTGAAGATGAAATGCAACCAAAGtgatattttattgagaaaatacCATCCCTAGATATAGATCATTGAAGACAGATGAtttacataatatacatacagATTGTGAAAATTTCACAATATTTAAGCACCAAATACATTCTACATTCTCAAATCAAGCTCAGAGTTAAGAGGGGTCTCTAAAAACTTAACCATACATGGCTGAAACTATGATTtaagaaataacatttttagAGCAGCAATCACCTCCTTGTTCCTAAGACTGTATATCAGAGGATTGAACATCGAGTCACAATAGTGTAGAACAGAGAGAGCAGTTTGTCAGTTCCTGGAGAATGCATAGACTTTGGCCTCATGTAGGTAACTGTACCTGACCCATAAAACAAAATCACCACCATCAAATGAGAGGAACATGTGGAGAAGGCTTTTGCTCTCCCTTTGGCTGTTGGTAGCCTTAGGAGAGTGACCATGATTTTACTGTAGGATGCAAGGACCAGTATAAAGGGGAGTTCTGCCACCACTGTAACaaccacatagacacacagctCCTGAACTGAAGTGTCCCCACATGCCAGCTTGAGGATGGGTGTtacatcacagaagaaatggtcTATTTTATTAGAACTGCAGAAATGCAGAGAGAATATCTGACACGTTACTCCTATCTGTACTGGGATGCCACTGAGCCAGGAAAACACTGCCAGATGGGTACACTTTGTTGGGTTTATGATCAAGATGTAGTGCAGAGGGTTGCAAATGgcaacatagcggtcataggccattatAGCCAGCAGCAAGCTTTCAGTAGTTCcaaatataaggaagaagcacAGCTGGGTGGCACAGGACATCACTGAAATGCATCTGTTCTGTGTCTCAATATTGTAGAGAATCCTTGGGATAGTAACTGACACATAACAGATTTCCAGAGAGGAAAAATGtgccagaaaaaaatacattggtTTCCTTAATGCAGGGTCCATACTGCTTACTACTATTATGAGGAAATTTCCAATCAGGATAATTATGTAAACAATAAAGAACACTGCAAATAGAAATTCTTGGAGGTTGGGAAGGTCAGAAAATCCTACCAGCATAAATTGCATCACTGTGGAGACATTTTCTATGTCCTTGAGCTCTTCATGTTTCACCTATGGAAATATTAAATTGTAAATAGACATCACTTCTGATTTTAGCCTATTTAGTTTCATGTATACTTATCTGACAACACACAtttgagttttcctttttaataatgaaatttaaattccattgttctaaaaatataattaaatatattttcaaaattaataaatgatcataTAGAAGGTGGTGCTTTAGCTTTCTGAGAtacaatttattaattttacattgaAAAGATGTATTATTTAAGATGGATAATTCATTTATACATACAATATCTGAAAAATGCTATGATTTTGATGTTTTCTCCAAGGTGTTTTCTAGGCTTGTGTTCTGTGAAACTATATAAtttcaatacaaaataaaacagagctattaaatatcttaaaatatttatttgaacatTGTTTTTCTCCCAGTGTAAGTTTTATGAAATTTGTAGgtataaattttgtttaaactTTAAATTGGGTAGTTGTATCTGGATTGTTTCAGTCATTTACCACTTTATTAATCCAGTTGTCAGCAGACTTATTGTTGTTCCATTCAGTATtgtcatagtgtgtgtgtgtgtgtgtgtgtgtgtgtgtatctattaTATTGCAATTGTTGTTTCCTGTTTTCTCATGTCTAAATACTGATTAAAAATTAATAGTCACTACACTTTATCAACTGTTTATGTGCAACATATAGCACTGTTTTacgaaaataatttattaatttaatggaTAAAACACTAACACTTTAAACTGCCTATTTGACAAGAATAATCCTCCAAAACAAGCTCTTGTTCAATGCTGAAGTTCTCAACCATGCCAGTTTCACATTCAGCACatattatgtatgtatctgtgatCATGGTCAGAAAATGGTGGGAGTAAAATTATAGGTGAATTATTTCCTTCCTGTTCAATCAAGTACATATAGTATATGAAGAAATTATCTTCTGTTATGTGATATATTTCATTCTAATTATGTTAACctattagaaaaatgaaattaaatagctCACTATGAGGAGAGACCTCATCACCATTTACTAGCAGTGTAAGTCTAGACAATGATAAAGGAAGAAACATCAAacacatattaaatataaacttaatttttttctctgatacTCTACAAAATAGTAAATTGCTTAAATATTCTGTATAACCTAATATTATATCATAATTTCAATTAGAAAatcaatagaaatagaaatatataatagaaatagaaaaaacatgCAATGTGGTCCCACAACAGTTGCAGTACAGAATGCCAGAGGCTAGATCCAGGGAGACATGGTGAGATGGAGGTAGACTGACAATGTGCATTAAGCTTTGGTTggtttagaaaaaaatcagaattctaTTTTGCTATTGGGAAGTAAAGACTTAAGAATTATGTATTGTGTTGCTGCTTAAAAACATGTGACAAAACGGTTTTTGAATATAGTCACAATAAAAATATGCATCTTTGACAATTTAATCTGTTTATATCATGATAATATATCAATGTAGCATATCAAAATTGTATTCCTCCAGAACTCATTTGATTAActtatcaaattaaaaaaagaagaaagagcaaaatGACAAGTAGATGTCCTCATAGGAAATATAACTGAGGTGCTagatatgtaaaattaaataagtagTGACATTAATAAGGAATGGTTTCAAATTCACATTATGCTTTCCCTACTGTAACCACTGTATACTCACAGATATGTTTCAGTTTAAGGAGAAGATtaatgcagaaaaacaaacaagaaaacaaaggaagccTTTTAATATGAGCATGATAGGCTGTAAATCAATGTAATAACACCCATTATCTAACTTACTTAATGGTTTTTACAAATTTGTGCTTTTTGGAGATCATATTTACAGATTTGATATATGTAAAATCTTTGACTATCTCCTACACAGATGATTTCCCTAATGAGAATTGAGAGTTAAAAGACAATTTTGGTGAAGATGTGATAGTATTTAGTATATAAGCTTACTTTGCAACACAgcactttccatttctttcatgtGATTACTTAGTAATTATATCTAGATATGTAAAATGTCTACCTCAGTCAATGTTAAAAATTTAAGCATTAAGGAAGTATTTAATTCCCTGTAATGAAATATTGTTTTCTGCTGTTTGTACACTTGTACAAGTAACCTTGTATTTGACAAAAATCATTTCACACTTATCTATGTGTTTCTATGCTCAATATAATACTTACCATTATTGTttgcccaaaaaaaaaaaaaaaacgagaaagGAAAAGATTGTTTTCGGCTCATGAAGTTTATTTAAAACAGCTGCTAACTGCCTTCCCAGTGTCTTATTGTAAGCTAATTACATTCCTTAAGTAATAAGAATCTCTACCCTGGAGATCAACTCTTTTCCCATGCAGCCTTCTAACTGAGATATTAATTCTGCCTGTCACTCAAAGAGATGGATATAGCAACCACAATAATATACAGACAGGCTATTTTAAcaatttcataatatatataatgaattttgagTCAAGTTATTACTGCCTCTATGTTTATGGGTTAGAGATATCTGTCTGGTTACAGAAAACCATTTAGGCACCAAATCCCTGGATAAAATGCATCCCTCATTTAATAGTTAAGGAATGGCATAAAAATAGCAGGTGCCTCAGGGGTAAGATTAACAAATAGATTTAATATGAACACAGTACAttgaatatatgtataaaattgtttGAAAGGCTGttaaactaaaaaacaaatgaaaaaatgaactcatttaaatgtttttaatgtaatgcttgtttttgtatttctgttttataataAATGAATACTTTTAACAGATTGCAATACAAAATAGAATTAACACACTCACAAGACCATAAACATATACTATTGAACAGTAAAATGACAATATACTTAAATATTAAAGATTAATCTCCAGTTAAGGAGAAATAGGTAAAAATTGTAAACTATGTTTTCTAAAgcataatcaataaaattaatttatttaaatgcatttaaGCAAAACATACAGAGTGGATTCTGAAATCAAATATAACATTTTCTAAAGACTTTGAAACAGGAGTCTGGACAACCTTACCTTTGTCTCTCCTCCAGCTGCTGCCCAAGACTGAAATAAGTCTAGGGatgctctgcccccaacctcgCCCATCAACCTCACCTTGCTTCTGCTTGagtccccctccccaccctggacaagagtggacctgcccagacaggaatgcccaccctgagtctggacacacctcacccttgtcctccGTCTATCCTCTGTACTCTgggctgctgcctgagcctgaaaTAAGTCTGGGGGCTGCactgcccccaacctcccccatcaacccctgcttgcttctgacTGAGTCCCCCCCGCCGCCCCCCAACTAGAGTGGACATGCCCAGACCAAAAGTCCCACTCTgaatctggacacacctcactgGTTGTCTTCACACTAACTTCTGCCCTCCTGTTGCCACCTGAGCCTGAGTCTGCTGCCTGAGTctgagccctccacctgctgCGTGAGAAGAGatcccacctgtacccactggaagaagtgatgggtagaagacagaataagaacacactcaaaaaaagaaagaccgttatgacaccaccagaatcaagGGATTCCACACCAACAAGAAccgaaaagcccaatgcagaggatgtagaagagatggaccttaataATTCTATTAttaagatgatagagaccattaaagaggaaacaagaaaattccttaaagtaataatagaaaaaaattacatgaaatggaggaaaagacaaaccaaaaaattcaagaaataacaaatctcttaaagaatctaaagaaagccaagagaaaacaaacgaacaagtgaaggaaacaattcaaatagttcacagtttgaaagcacaattagaaacaataaagaaaacacagaatgagtggatactagaaatagaaaagctgggtaaatgttCAGGAACCACTGATTTAAGCAttaccaatagaattcaagagatggaagagagaatctcaggtgttgaagactcagtggaggatatacagtcatcgaccaaagaaaatctcacatccaacaaatccctaacagaaaatatccaggatatatgggacaccatgaaaagaccaaacctaagaataataggtttagaagaaggCTACGAAATTCACCTGAAAGGCACAGAAAACTTATTCcacaatatcatagaagaaaacttccccaacctaaagaggatatgcctatgaaagtacaagaagcttacagaacaccaaatagattggccCACAAAAAAAGTcaccttgtcacataataatcaaaacaccaaacttaagaataaagaaaaaaatataaagagcagcaaaagaaaaaggcgaAGCagcatacaaaggcagacctatctgaaatACACCCTGACTtcacaatggaaactttgaaagccagaagttcctggataggtgttctacaaatgctaagggaacatggatgtcatccCAGACTattgtatccagcaaagctttcaatcaatatagatggagaaaacaatatactctatgacaaaaccagatttaagcactacatatccacaaatccagccctacaaaaattactggaagaaaaactccaacatAATGAAGATAACAaagctcaaaaaaccataggtaatatataatcccactttaccaaacacagaaaaacaaaaagtggagAAATCCATAcaaaataacaccaccaccaccaaatccaaaacaaacaagaattaacaatcaatggtcattaatatccctcaatggcAATGgtattaacttgcctataaaaaatgCAGGCTAGgaaggcagaatccatccttctgctgcattcaagaaacacatctcaacttcaaagacagagggtaactcagaataaagggtttggaaaagattttccaatcaaatggacccaagaaacaagctggtatagcaaacctaatatctaacaaattagatttcaaactaaaatcaatcaaaagagttgaagaagggcatttcatatttatcacaggaacagtccatcaagatgaagtctcaaacctaaacatctatgcaaatacaaaggcacccacatttgtaaaagaaatattaataaagctcaaatcacacataaaacctcacacacttatagtaggagacttcaacaccctgctctcaccactagataagccaccaacagaaacttaacaaagaaacaaaagaactaacatatgatatgacccaattgggttcaacagatatctatagaacattccagtGAACACAAAAGTACATACCctcttctcagcatctcatggaaccttctctaaaattgaccacatactccgcaatgtagcaaacctacacagatacaaaaaaattggaataacaccctttatcttatcagaccaccatactttaaatttagaattcaacaacaacgcaaattgcagaaaccctacaaactcctggaaattaaataatctgcaattgaaccattcctggaacaaggaagaaataaaaaaatgaaactaaagacttcctagaatttaatgataatgaagacacaacatacccaaacttatgggacactttgaaagcagtggtaagaggaaagtttatagcactaaatgcccacatgaagaaaccagaggaaataacattagagaattgacagaacaactaaaaactttagagcaaaaagaaaggaaacaattcccagagaagtagacaccaggaaatcatcaaactgaggactgagaTCATTAAAgtataaactaggaaaacactgcAAAGGCTCAATGAAACAAAacgttggttctttgagaaagtcaacaaaataggcaaacctttatccaaactaaccaaaaggcagagagaaagcatgctaattaaccaaatagaaatgaaaagggggacataaacaatggaaactgaagaaatacacagaatcatcaggtcatatattgaaaaactgtacttcacaaaattcaaaaatctaaaggaaatggacaattttctggatagatagcactaccaaagttaaatcaagagcagataagaaACTTAtctagacctataacccctaatgaaatagaagcagtcatcaaaaatataCCAACTAAAAAAGCCCATCTCCAGAtgtcttcactgcagaattccaacagaaattcaaacaagagctaataccagcaatcctcaaattgttccacccaATAGAAGTAGAAAgtacattgccaaactctttttatttatttattttttaaatttatttattagttctagttagggaacaagcttgtttcacatgaaaatcccttctacctctccctcccctcagccccatccctcctcccccacccccagcctaccaccactccatccacccaccactccccaggcagggtagggccctcaatgggggctctgcaaaatccaccaaatcttcctgtgttgggcctggacccttccccatgtgtccagggtcagagtgtaacccttcacatgggatgggctctcagagtcccttcttgcaccagagaaaatacaaatccaccaccagaggctccctggagtgcagaggcctcgttattgacatccatgttcagaggtctggatcagtcttgtactggcctccccgacagcatctgtgGTCGAcatgctcttccttgttcagggcaactgttcctgtgggtttctccaacctggtacagaccacttcactcttcattcctcctctattcttcccccaactcaatatttctgcccctccatttcctctcctctactcctcttctcttgctcttaatgtagcagctccttccccccatctcatgctcccaattagttcaggagttcatgccacttccattcctggggaccatttaacccttagagtccttcatgtttcctagtttctttggtgaagaggattataggctagtaatcctttgctctatgtctaaaattcatatatgagtgagtacataccatgtttgcctgtttgtgactgggttatgtcactcaggatggtttcttctagttccatgcatttgcatGCGAATTTCacgattccattgattttttttcttctgagcagtactccattgtataaatgtaccacattttctctatccattcttcagttgaggggcatctaggttgcttccagtttctggctattacaaacaatgctgttatgaacatggttgaacatatgtccttgtatgaatatccaatatttgggtatatacccaagagaatggctggatcttgaggtagactgattcccatttttctgagcaatcgccatactgatttccagagtggtcttacaatttcacactcccaccagcaatggaggagtgttcctttttctcaacatcctctccagcatagattgtcattggtatttttgattttagccattctgataggtgtgaggtcgtatctcagggttgttttgagttgcattcctctgatggctaaggattttgagcactttcttaagtgtctttcaaccatttcagattcctctgttgaggattctctatttctgcaccccactttttaatttcattgtttggtgttttggtggctagtttcttaagctctttatatattttgaaaatcattcctctgtcagatgtgggatcagtgaagatctttcccactctgtgggtggtcgttttgtcttactgactgtgtcctttgccttgcagaagcttctcagtttcaggaggtcccatttattaattgcagacctcaatgtctgtgctactggtgtaatgttcaggaagtggtctcctgtgccaatttgttcaagggtaattcccactttctcttctagaagattctgtgtgggtggatttatgttgacatctttgatccatttgcacttaagttttgtgcatggtgacaggtatggatctatctgcaattttctgcatgtctgaatccaattgtaccagcaccatttgttgaagatgctatcttttttccattgtatagatttagcacctttgtcaaaaataaggtggttttcaattcgattccactggtatatctgtctatttttgtgccaataccaagctgttttcagaactatggctctatagtagagcttgaagtcagggatggtgatgcctccagaagatctttgaTTGTAaagagttattttggctatcctgggttttttatttttccatataaagttgagtattgttctttcaaggtctgtgaaaaactgtgttgggattttcatggggattgaattgaatctgtagattgcttttggcaggattgccatttttaccatgttaattctacctatccaagagcatgggagatctttccactctggtatcttctttaatttctttctttaaagactcaaagttcttattgtacaggtctttcacttttttggttagtgttacccccagatattttatgttgattgtggatattgtgaaaggtgatgtttcctgatttctttctcattggatttatcatctgtatatagtagggctactgatttttttgagttaattttgtatactgctactttgctgaagccttaggatttccctggtagagtttttttggtcactaatgtagactatcatgtcatctccaaatagtgaaagtttgacttcatcctttccaatttgtatccctttgatccccttttcttgtcttattgccttagtcagaacttcaagtacaatattgaagagatatggagagaatggacagccttgacttcttcctgattttagaggaaatgctttgagtttctttccatttagtttgatgttggctattggtttggtgtatattgggtttatcatgtttagatatgttcctgttattcctgttctctccaagatctttatcatgtagggatgttggattttgtcaaaggctttttcagtgtctagtgagatgatcacgtggtttttctttttttgtttgtttatatggtggaatacattgatggattttcgtatgttgaaacatccttgaatccctgggatgaagcctacttgatcatggtggatgatttttctgatatgttctttgaTTCTCTTCGCcaacattttattgagtattttaccatcgatgttcatgagggatataggtctgtagttctctttcttagtcttatctttgtgtggcttaggaatcaaagtgattgtagcctggtagaaagagtttggcaatatcccatctgcttctattgtgtgtaacagtttgaagagtactggaattagctcttctttgaatttctggaagagttctacagtgaaaccatctggccctgggcttttgttggttgggaggctttgatgactgcttctattacattaggtgctataggtcaatttaaactgtttatctgatcttgatttaattttagtaagtgatatttatccagaaagctgcatttcctttagattttccaattttgtggagtacagg
Coding sequences within it:
- the LOC113836361 gene encoding olfactory receptor 10AG1-like, whose product is MQFMLVGFSDLPNLQEFLFAVFFIVYIIILIGNFLIIVVSSMDPALRKPMYFFLAHFSSLEICYVSVTIPRILYNIETQNRCISVMSCATQLCFFLIFGTTESLLLAIMAYDRYVAICNPLHYILIINPTKCTHLAVFSWLSGIPVQIGVTCQIFSLHFCSSNKIDHFFCDVTPILKLACGDTSVQELCVYVVVTVVAELPFILVLASYSKIMVTLLRLPTAKGRAKAFSTCSSHLMVVILFYGSGTVTYMRPKSMHSPGTDKLLSLFYTIVTRCSIL